The Saprospiraceae bacterium genome contains the following window.
GTGACTAAATTAATTTTTGGTGGAAAAGAACGCTCAATTAATTAATCTTGAAATCTGTTAATTTACTTGATCAAAAAGGGCCTCAGGGTTATTTGTTTTTAATGAATCTGGATGGACTGTTAACAGACAGTTTATTTGCCCATTATACAAGCTGGCAAGAACAATTAAAAGAAATTAACATTGACTTAAATCAAACTCAATTTTACAAATTACAAGGTCTTCGTGATGCAGAATTTTTAAATCATCTCTTGAAATCGTCAAAAATTTCGCTTCCTATTTCCGATCGCGATGAAATCATAATAAAAAAGAATCAAAAATATCTCCACAACATTCGATATCTCAATGAAGATGATTTGTTGCCCGGTGTACGAAATTTTTTGGTTGGTGCAAAACGCATTCAAATTCCGATTGCAGTTATTTCAGAAAATGTAAATGCCCACTTTGTAATTGAACAAACCGGCTTAAAGCCTATGATTCAGCTAGTTATGGATGGAAATCAGGCTTCGCCTCCAAAACCTGATCCATCTATTTATTTAACTGTAGCAGAAAGGTTCAAATATCCAGTAAAACAATGCATTGTATTTGAAAATTCACAACTCGGATTGGAAGCTGCCATCAGGGCCAAAATGAAAATTGTTTGCATTGGTGATTTTGAAAAATTCCAGGATGCAGATCAGGTATTTCCAGATTTTAAAAGGATCAAAGCATATGAAGTCATCAATTGGTTTCGGATCATGTAATTCATTATTTTCTGAAATCATGAAAAGATCCAACGAAATGCTTGAATATTACAATATGAAGAATCTTCACAATTGCAGGTTTCTATAAATCAATAGCAAACAATCTGATTGCAAAAGTTATTTTAAACCAAGTAAAAACCCGATTGTAAAATTAGCATCCCAGTCAAAAACGAATTTCTTACATCCGGTTTCTTCAGCTATCGCTTTGTAAATGTTAATTCCAGCACGTTGTTTCTCTCCGTTTACTTTGTAATCAGCTGGGGCATTTAATACCGTATAACGCTCTTTTCCAGTGCGGACTTGTTTAGCCAATTCGAAGGGAATTCCACCTATTATAAAACAATAACCTCTGTTTGCTGAAGGTATCTTTGAAATTGTTTTACGCACATCCGTGTAAACCTGATCGTCTGTCAAGTTTTTTTGAAAATACTTTGACCCATGGGATTCCAAAGCTTGAATTGCTGTTCCGGTTTTCCAAGAAATTTTGGTGTTTCCTGAACCAATATCCACCATAAAGGATTCAGACTCAAGGCTTGCAGGCATCACGCATTTCAAGCCAAAGGTTCCTTCCTGTTGGGGAGTCACCTCGTTGACGAAATATCCCAAGGCCTTCAGACCATTCGATATTTTAACCACATTCGGTTCAGATTTTGCACCGGAACTTACCACAAAATGGATGTCCTTTCCAGGAACTCCAAAATCCAGCATTCCCCTAATATAGTTTTTAAGTCCTCCACGCACATCATCGTCTGTTGCCATGTGTTCATGAACCAAGCTGGAACCAAATTCTGATTTTTCCAACTTCCAGTTTTTATCTTTATCAATACGCACTATAAACGAATTAAACCCAGCAGCCCCTAATTCCACCACTCCTTTTAAACTGCCATTTACAGGTTCTGGAGCTTGATAGTCAAAAGATGGCCTAGCCGCGGCAGCAGTATTTTCGCCTTGTTTAGATGCATTTGCATCGGGAAGCTGCGATTCGGGAGTTGTATTCTCATTCTGTGCAGGTTCTTCAGTTGATTGAACGGCCCCAAATTTTTCCTGCAATGAGGGTGCGAATTTTTGATAGGCTAAAAAAACAAGCCCTAAAATCAATAATACGATGAGAATTCTAGAAAACCGGGTTAGTTGCATATTTTACTTTTTTATTTGATAACCAAACAACGAAATTAAAAGTTTCCTTTAAATTAAAATATTTATAAATTTAGACCAAGAAGTCAGAATGTTCTATAGAATGACCTTATTTTACTTAATTAAATAGTTAGCTAAACTTTGCAGATGCCCGACCAAATTAACAAGAAAACCTCGCTTATTTGCCTGATCATTCTGTTTTCAGCAATCTTTATATTCAGGATAAGCCATATTCATACTAAAGAAATTTCCTGGGATGTACTTGGATATTATCTCTATTTACCTGCCAGTTTTATTCATCATGATCCCGGTTTGCATTCAATTGAATGGTTACAAAAAATCAATGATGAACAACAATTAACGGCTACTTTTTACCAGGTCGGATCAAATTCAAAGGGAGAGCCCATGTATTTTTTCTTGATGGGAATGGCTCTGTTTTATCTTCCGTTTTTTTTATTGGGACATGGAATAGTCCAATTGACCCATTATTTGCCCGATGGATTTAGTCCGCCCTACCAAATTGCTTTGGTTTTTGGTGGTTTAGTCTATACACTGATCGGATTAATTTTTCTACGCAAAATTTTATTGAACTTTTTTTCAGAGCGCACTACCGTTTTTACGATGCTGATCATTGTCCTTGGTACGAATTACATTCACCATCTCACAATTGACAATCTTGCTACGGTAAATGTATTGTTTATGCTGATGAGCATATTAGTTTGGAATACGATCCAATTTCACAAACAGGCGAATACCAGAAATTTAGTTTGGATTGCCGCTCCTATTTTTTTAATGGGTCTGGTAAAGCCAAGTGAAATTGTTGCACTGTTAATTCCACTCTTTTGGAATGTAAGTTCAATTGCTGCATTTAAAGACAAAATGCGTTTGATAGTTCAATTCAAAGGAACGATTCTACTTTGTCTACTTGGCGGACTGCTTTTGTTTTTTCCACAAATGTATTATTGGCATGAACGCACAGGCAAATGGTTGTATGACAGCTACAAAAATCCGGGTGTAGGCCTGGACTTGTTTTCACCGCATATTTTAGAAGCCTTATTTAGTTATCGGAAAGGATGGTTTATCTATACACCGGTTATGGTTTTTTCAATCGTAGGATTTTACATTTTAAAGAAACAAGACAAACCTTTATTTTCAGGAATATTCATTTATTTTCTGGTAACATTTTACATTATTTGCAGTTGGTCGGAATGGTGGTATGGCGCTGCGTATTCACTAAGACCGATGATTACCAGCTATCCACTATTGGCAATAAGTTTAGGTTATTTTCTGAATTTTATTTCTGAAAAGAGTAAACCAATTAAATATTCTGTTTACTTAAGTATTTGTATTTTAATTATTTTAAATCAATTTCAATGGTGGCAATTGCGTCATTTTATTTTAGATCCATATCGAACAACAAAGGAATATTACTGGGCAATATTTGGAAAAACACATAAAAATCCAGAATGGGACCAATACAAATTGGTTGAACGAGATTTTTCCGGAAAATTTGAATTTAAGAACAGAGAAAATTACTTGCATAAAGTATTAGCATCCTGGGATTTTATTAATGAAAAAGACACACGTTTTGAAAAGGATAGCGCTGGCATTGGTATCTATCGCATGGTAAAAGATGAAGAATTTTCAAAAACATTCTCCTATCGTTTTAATGAAATCACATCTAAAGATCATGCATGGATAGAAGCAAGCATTTCCATTAGATTTCCGGATTACTCTGTTGAGTCAAAACAAGATCCCCTTTATTGGTTATGTCTATGGAGCACAAACATGGAATCTATGCATATCATGCCCTTGAGTTAAAACCAGACAGCCTGCCCATGAATTGGGTAAATTATAAAATGGTATTTCTCACCCCAGAAATGAGATCACATAAAGATGAATTTAAGTGTTATATCTGGAATAGGTCCAAGCAGCTCCTAGAAATAAGTCAATTTAAACTTGACCAATACGAACCTAAATAAGATGATCTTTCAAGGATTCTTTTTGTGAAAATGAATTGTTTATTTGATCTTTGTATTTATTAATGACAGAACAAACAAAAAACGGAGCGATCAATCTGGAAGAATATTTTTCAGTTTTTCGCAATAATATAATTGGCATTGATCAATGTCTGGAGACGCCAGATGGACATACGCATCCAATTGTATA
Protein-coding sequences here:
- a CDS encoding HAD-IA family hydrolase yields the protein MKSVNLLDQKGPQGYLFLMNLDGLLTDSLFAHYTSWQEQLKEINIDLNQTQFYKLQGLRDAEFLNHLLKSSKISLPISDRDEIIIKKNQKYLHNIRYLNEDDLLPGVRNFLVGAKRIQIPIAVISENVNAHFVIEQTGLKPMIQLVMDGNQASPPKPDPSIYLTVAERFKYPVKQCIVFENSQLGLEAAIRAKMKIVCIGDFEKFQDADQVFPDFKRIKAYEVINWFRIM